A window of the Dunckerocampus dactyliophorus isolate RoL2022-P2 chromosome 19, RoL_Ddac_1.1, whole genome shotgun sequence genome harbors these coding sequences:
- the ubxn2a gene encoding UBX domain-containing protein 2A isoform X2 — protein sequence MIQNDIENDDSWDNEEEAPMRCSFSVEDLLDEVEKICYDASGTSKVEMVVRLWKDGFTVNDQEFRSYSIPENQQFLDAIKRGELPTEWESRAEEEELEVNVEDLTEEAYVPKKKVFHPFSGRGYRLGSVAPRVVARSPSVHEDGESPPIPMVTLDHTLPVTSLQIWLADGRRLVQRFNLSHRIVDVQDFVARCQRSCPPFVLTTSLPMRELNNQELSLQEADLANAVIVQRPLETQEPFGHSRLSPSFL from the exons ATGATACAGAATGACATCGAGAATGATGACAGTTG GGACAATGAAGAGGAGGCTCCGATGAGATGTAGTTTCTCAGTAGAAGACCTCCTGGATGAGGTGGAGAAGATCTGTTATGATGCGTCCGGGACATCTAAG GTTGAGATGGTGGTGCGCCTCTGGAAGGACGGCTTCACCGTCAACGACCAGGAGTTCCGCAGCTACTCCATACCCGAAAACCAGCAGTTCCTGGACGCCATCAAAAGGGG GGAGCTTCCGACAGAATGGGAGAGCAGagctgaggaggaggagctggaggtCAACGTGGAGGACCTGACGGAGGAAGCATACGTTCCCAAGAAGAAGGTTTTCCATCCTTTCAGCGGGAGAGGATACCGGCTTGGGAG CGTGGCACCCAGAGTCGTGGCCAGGTCGCCATCTGTGCACGAGGACGGAGAATCTCCTCCTATCCCCATGGTAACGCTGGACCACACCCTCCCCGTGACCTCCTTACAGATCTGGTTGGCTGACGGCAGGAGATTGGTGCAGAGGTTCAACCTGTCACATCG GATCGTGGATGTTCAAGACTTTGTGGCGCGCTGTCAGAGGAGCTGCCCGCCTTTCGTCCTGACCACGTCGCTTCCCATGCGGGAGCTGAACAACCAAGAGCTGAGCCTCCAGGAGGCGGATTTGGCCAACGCCGTCATTGTCCAGCGGCCCCTGGAAACACAGGAGCCCTTCGGACACTCTCGACTGTCACCGTCGTTCCTCTGA
- the ubxn2a gene encoding UBX domain-containing protein 2A isoform X1 yields the protein MIQNDIENDDSCLLLCLNNANLFWFVNFGADKYGVIPARNACNDIDDIPISCTNRQFKGCGRTFHLDNEEEAPMRCSFSVEDLLDEVEKICYDASGTSKVEMVVRLWKDGFTVNDQEFRSYSIPENQQFLDAIKRGELPTEWESRAEEEELEVNVEDLTEEAYVPKKKVFHPFSGRGYRLGSVAPRVVARSPSVHEDGESPPIPMVTLDHTLPVTSLQIWLADGRRLVQRFNLSHRIVDVQDFVARCQRSCPPFVLTTSLPMRELNNQELSLQEADLANAVIVQRPLETQEPFGHSRLSPSFL from the exons ATGATACAGAATGACATCGAGAATGATGACAGTTG cTTGCTTCTTTGCCTCAACAATGCCAACTTGTTTTGGTTTGTGAACTTCGGTGCTGACAAGTATGGCGTTATTCCTGCCAGAAATGCATGCAACGATATTGATGACATCC ctatttcctgcacaaatcgccagttcaaaggctgtggacgaacatttcacct GGACAATGAAGAGGAGGCTCCGATGAGATGTAGTTTCTCAGTAGAAGACCTCCTGGATGAGGTGGAGAAGATCTGTTATGATGCGTCCGGGACATCTAAG GTTGAGATGGTGGTGCGCCTCTGGAAGGACGGCTTCACCGTCAACGACCAGGAGTTCCGCAGCTACTCCATACCCGAAAACCAGCAGTTCCTGGACGCCATCAAAAGGGG GGAGCTTCCGACAGAATGGGAGAGCAGagctgaggaggaggagctggaggtCAACGTGGAGGACCTGACGGAGGAAGCATACGTTCCCAAGAAGAAGGTTTTCCATCCTTTCAGCGGGAGAGGATACCGGCTTGGGAG CGTGGCACCCAGAGTCGTGGCCAGGTCGCCATCTGTGCACGAGGACGGAGAATCTCCTCCTATCCCCATGGTAACGCTGGACCACACCCTCCCCGTGACCTCCTTACAGATCTGGTTGGCTGACGGCAGGAGATTGGTGCAGAGGTTCAACCTGTCACATCG GATCGTGGATGTTCAAGACTTTGTGGCGCGCTGTCAGAGGAGCTGCCCGCCTTTCGTCCTGACCACGTCGCTTCCCATGCGGGAGCTGAACAACCAAGAGCTGAGCCTCCAGGAGGCGGATTTGGCCAACGCCGTCATTGTCCAGCGGCCCCTGGAAACACAGGAGCCCTTCGGACACTCTCGACTGTCACCGTCGTTCCTCTGA